In Centropristis striata isolate RG_2023a ecotype Rhode Island chromosome 8, C.striata_1.0, whole genome shotgun sequence, the genomic window AAGACGGGGGAAATGAACGGTGGAAATCCAGTGGAAGAGGCTGATTTTAGCTCGTAAAGAGACGCCAACAAAGAGCATTCAAGGAAGTAGGCTGCTGCCTGGTGAGGCAACGTAAGTTAGTTGAGCAACAAATAGAAAGTCACCATGATGCACAACAGACTTCTCCGGCTGGCTTTGACATTATGCTTCTTTATTCTCTTTCTAAACGTGGGGATTTTTCAAGTAAATGGGCAATACGGCGGCGGAGAGCGAGGAATGTCTATCCCGGAGCACGGATTCTGCCAGCCCATTTCCATTCCTCTGTGTACGGACATCGCGTACAACGAGACTATCATGCCAAACCTGCTCGGCCACACCAACCAGGAGGACGCAGGGCTGGAAGTCCACCAGTTCTACCCTCTGGTTAAAGTCCAGTGCTCTCCGGATTTAAAGTTCTTCCTCTGCTCCATGTATGCGCCCGTGTGCACGGTGCTGGAGCAGGCGCTGCCTCCGTGCCGCTCTCTGTGCGAGCGCGCACGGCAGGGCTGCGAGGCGCTCATGAACAAGTTCGGTTTCCAATGGCCCGACAGCCTTGCGTGCGAGACCTTCCCGGTGCACGGCGCTGGAGAGCTATGCGTCGGGCAGAACATGTCAGATCGCACGGAGCCGGACAGCCCCGGCCTGTACCCCACCGAGCGCACCCTCCCTGACCCCATGAGCGGTCAGTTCAGGTGCCCGGCCTCGCTCAGAGTGCCCCCCTACCTGAACTACCATTTCCTTGGGCAGGAGAACTGCGGCGCTCCTTGTGAACCAAAGAGATCTCACGGGATGATGTACTTCAACGAGGAGGAGCTGAAATTCGCGAGGATATGGATCGGTATCTGgtcagtgttgtgttgtgcTTCCACTTTATTCACCGTGCTGACCTATCTGGTGGACATGAAGCGCTTCAGCTACCCAGAGCGGCCTATTGTCTTCCTCTCTGGCTGCTACACTATGGTGTCCATCGCCTACATCGCTGGATTTTTACTGGAAGACAAGGTGGTTTGTAATGACCGCTTTGACAATGACATAAGGACTGTGGTGCAGGGCACTAAAAAGGAGGGCTGCACTATCCTCTTCATGATGCTTTACTTCTTCAGCATGGCCAGCTCAATCTGGTGGGTCATTCTGGCTCTTACCTGGTTCCTGGCAGCAGGGATGAAATGGGGGCATGAAGCCATCGAGGCCAACTCTCAGTACTTCCACCTGGCAGCTTGGGCAGTTCCCGCCATCAAGACCATCACCATCCTGGCTGTCGGTCAGGTGGATGGAGATGTTTTGAGCGGGGTTTGCTTTGTGGGCATCAACAGCGTGGACGCCCTGCGGGGCTTCGTCCTGGCACCGCTGTTTGTCTATCTCTTCATCGGTACCTCCTTCCTCTTGGCAGGCTTTGTGTCCCTGTTTCGCATTCGGACCATCATGAAGCACGACGGCACCAAGACGGAGAAGCTGGAGAAGCTGATGGTGCGGATAGGGATCTTCAGCGTGCTGTACACTGTGCCAGCCACCATCGTCATCGCCTGCTACTTCTATGAGCAGGCCTTCAGAGAGCAGTGGGAGAGGACGTGGATCAGCCAGACGTGTAAGACGTATGCCGTGCCATGTCCCATCCAGAACCACCCAAACATGAGTCCAGACTTCACAGTCTTTATGATAAAGTATCTCATGACGTTAATCGTGGGCATCACCTCCGGCTTCTGGATCTGGTCTGGGAAGACCCTCAACTCGTGGAGAAGGTTTTACACGAGACTGGCCAACAATAAACAGGGTGAGACCACAGTGTAATGTGGTCCTGTCCTGTCCCTCATACAGACAAACTGAATGATAATCCACTTCATTATTATCATTTGATTTTTCTCGGACTTACAGAAGATACTCggtatgttttttaatgtacataacACATTTGTGAGATTTTTGGaagtatatatttgtatttaaagattttaaaaacattcttttttaaaaacacattttttcatacTTTGGACATAATGGAATTGTACTTAATCATCACAAAGAGCCAGCTGACCAATGATCCTGAGGTCCCATGACCTGACTTACTGTGGACACCACTGGGAGTATTTCACATCaagtgtttgtgtctttgatcAGTGAACTGCCTGTGAGCGGTGGGTCTATTCTAAGCAGTGTCCCGTGAAACCCAAGTGCTTCCTCGTGGCTCCCTTTTACCCTGATTAACCAGCTGTATTTGTGTCTGCTATACAGTTGGGCAGCAGTTGATGGGCTGAAGGGAAATGTCAGCAGTCTGGGACAAGAAACAGTGCACAGGTTGTGAATGTGAGTCATTGTCACAGATGCTTGTAGCTCAGGCCCTGACCATTATATATTTCATTCCCATATGTAGCACACATGATTATGCCAGGTTAAAGGACCACACCAGGGTTTTTGCATGTCTTAGTTCTGAAAATGtagtatttcacatttttacccaTTACCTCTCATGCAATACTTGTGTTTTTCCTGCCTCCCTAGAAACTGTTATTCTTTTATTGAGCAACAATTCATACACCATCATACAGACACTTTAAAATAGTTTGAGTGAGGTAGTTCTGCGAAGACACTATCATGACTGCTTAATTAAAGTCATGTTATTGTTGCATAACCCTCGAGGCCTCTTTAAAATAACCTTACACTTTACACCTTATGGTCCCAAAACGGTCCCTCTCATACAAgcgtcataaaaatgtgatgtataatttttttttcagttttaccgCATCAATCCTTTATGCAGCTTTCGACCTAtcatagatataaaaataaaaaataaatgtcattttttatgttttaatgcccTTTTTGTCACAAGAACCCCCGATTTTCtcacaaaatatgcaatattttcaaaaataaggtgCAAAGTGGAATATTTGGGGTGAGGTTATTACAGCCGTGACTAGgtcaataataattaatatcaaTCACAACATACCAAGAccatttttatgttgttaacCTTTTCATTGCCATGCATTATGCAAAGTTTCCACTGAAACTGTATGTGATTTAGCTCTGCTGCCCCTGGTGGTTTGAGGGGGGTCATGAAACCTAAAATCTATTTtccctttattttgaagggagagGCTTAGATTTATTAGGAATTCATGGGAAAAGCATTATATTATGTCAGGATCACAGTGtatcaaaaatatgtgtttataatggAAGTCATGGGACCAAAACGGGCCTTAAGGGTCAAAGTGTGAGTGATATGTGTATCTCCTATTCTATACACCTTGCGAAAGAGTaattttggatttaaaaaaaaaattataataaaaaacaaaacctggccaagtttcatacaattagcctttaaactgaccgatatatattgagaatcaaaaacataaaattagccgAATGTCGTTTGGTCCCTAAGGTGCCTCGAGGGATAAAGCAGGTTTAAATGTAGATTTAGTTCCTGCaatatgaataaacattttaacaacTGACCAAAATGAAAGAAGATAAGATGTTAACTGGTGGGAAAGAATACATCTAAAATGATAGAAAACATTTTGTAATCTTATTAGACGACCAGCTGTAATGTAACATAAATGTACTACAAGGCTCATAAACATGAACAAATACTGGTGTGTTCTTTTTCAACAGTTGTTCAAAACAGCATTAATggattgtatttgtatttaattatcCTAGGTTGAAAAATCAGCTGTAATGGCaattttagttgttaaaataCGCAGAAAACATACAAATTATGCAGAAGACctaaagcacattttaaatatCAACCATTTTGCTGCACATAGTGCTTTGTTAAATGATTGGACACCCTTTGAGCTTTCCAGTTTACTTAGTTACCCAACAATCTTACATTTTTTCTATTGCATCAAAGCAATAACAAAATGAGAATTACTTCCGtgcatttaagtcaactaaattaattaaaaatataaaaaatgatctGCATATTAATAGTTTTAAACTGAAGGTTTTGAACATAATGCAGAACTGAATcgttttctgcatttattttttttgccagcaAAAGCTTAGAACTATTTTCCGTGGAATTTTAATGCAACATGAGCATTCTGTGGAATGTGGGGCTTATGAACAGGTTATGGGTAAATATAGTTCAGCTATCAAAGGTACAGAACAATGAATGCACCAGCATGCTCTTTTGTCTTCAATTCCtgttttttgtatgtaaaaGCTTGATGGTTAtagtatacactgcaaaaaccaactgacaaaaaacaagaaataaataagtagaattaagcaaatacatgctcgaaacaagtaaaatgatctgccagtgtagtaagtaaatgtttctttgtaaaagttcttaaaaataagtaaaaaatatctaggcactggaaaaaccaatgatgtcttaaaataaatacaaatatacttattttgagctaTTGTGGCTTGAACAGCCTGACtgtaataacatttaaaaaaaagaccacggaagaaacggaagaataagaaATAAGCCCAcagaataacaattagtgtgcttttgcaagcaagcacacaaaataataaaaatagacccggtgaatagtagttagtgtgcttttgcaagcaagcacacaaaataagcacataaagctatggtcagtaggtaaattatactcaaaacaatataattaggatactattgctagatataagaagacaCATATGtttaaaacctttattttataaaaaatgtagttttattaGAATCAACATAATATCCTGGAGAGCAATACATTGTTCAAAAGCTTGTCTTTCGAAAGCTTGGGGTGTCCAGACTTCAACATTGTACTGTGAATGTGGTTTTATCTAGTTGATAGTAGGGGAGGTTGTTTGTCATGCACATATCATAACTGTTTGTAACATTgcatagggctgcacaattaatctaattttaaccgtgatcacgattttggcctcCACCATCAAATTAACCTGATTgttggcgatatttccatttttaaatgcggctctcctgcatatctaatcatgcactttctacaccagtagtccaccaaccaccaagcaactttgttgctaaatttagcgacttttcagaccccgttagcgactatttttcaaaaaagcgtctgatgacaaatccagcgactttttctggtgttattggagacttttggagacttgttcttactcttcctAAGGAGGGTtggcggctcattaagaagagtaagaatgagccGAAGCGGCAAAGTCCTCCTGctgcagtctttcccagctggagagctggaggggatgttaaccccttagtgtcctgTCTGCAAATTGATAATAGGCTaacaattagctctgtagcagtacagtgtgtatgtgctgctgataCAGGAGGTATTCACTTAGCGATtgtttccctaacatgatgaataattgtgattaataatcgtgattacaatatttaacaatataattgtgattataattttggccataatcgtgcagccctaacattgcatatttttgattcatttgtACTGGCGCAATTTTTTTAATACCTGGAGGTTGCATATGTCCGTTATTGTTGAGAGGAAACTTGGGTGGATGTGCAGATGAATTTGATCCTGGTGTACATAGCTGCGTGTCTGCACTGTGGGATTGAAGAGCAGCCAGCAGCTTGCATGTCTTCCACTGCAGGAGAAAGGAAGCCTTGTGTTGAAATGCAGAGTGGCTGCTGTCAGTGCAGCtcggctcacacacacacaccatggctGTTCTTGTCAAATGCTCTTCCACACGGTGCTTCCGGTTCATAATAATCCTTTTATTGTGTTGACAGCTCTATAATA contains:
- the fzd1 gene encoding frizzled-1; protein product: MMHNRLLRLALTLCFFILFLNVGIFQVNGQYGGGERGMSIPEHGFCQPISIPLCTDIAYNETIMPNLLGHTNQEDAGLEVHQFYPLVKVQCSPDLKFFLCSMYAPVCTVLEQALPPCRSLCERARQGCEALMNKFGFQWPDSLACETFPVHGAGELCVGQNMSDRTEPDSPGLYPTERTLPDPMSGQFRCPASLRVPPYLNYHFLGQENCGAPCEPKRSHGMMYFNEEELKFARIWIGIWSVLCCASTLFTVLTYLVDMKRFSYPERPIVFLSGCYTMVSIAYIAGFLLEDKVVCNDRFDNDIRTVVQGTKKEGCTILFMMLYFFSMASSIWWVILALTWFLAAGMKWGHEAIEANSQYFHLAAWAVPAIKTITILAVGQVDGDVLSGVCFVGINSVDALRGFVLAPLFVYLFIGTSFLLAGFVSLFRIRTIMKHDGTKTEKLEKLMVRIGIFSVLYTVPATIVIACYFYEQAFREQWERTWISQTCKTYAVPCPIQNHPNMSPDFTVFMIKYLMTLIVGITSGFWIWSGKTLNSWRRFYTRLANNKQGETTV